The nucleotide sequence GCGCACACACTTCACCAGGATACAACTAGCTTTGCCTTTGCTCCTGGTGAGAACACATGTACTACATTTTACCACAGCCCTTTCGGCCGCCTCTTTTCTCATTCATCTTAACCAACTTAAATACTAGCTAAGTACAAGACTGACCCACGCATTAGCCAGCCGCCACTCTCGCGGCTGCTAACGCCCACTAGCCCATGCACTAGGCCACTAATCACAACTAACTCAATCTACATACATGCACCGCGCGCTTCTGCATGCACGACGCTGCTACCTCCAACGGCCCTTACTGCATGCACTAACAAACTGAAGTCTAACTCAAACTACGTACACGTACAGACTAGGCACGGCCACGAACCGGTGCCCAGTTCCACCGGCACGCACACTCGCCACGGCGCTGCGTCCCGCACATCCCACACGCACCCAACGTGCCCGACCGCATCAGTGTGTCCCGCACGTCCCGcacgcacccgacgcgcccgacgaacTCGACTGCATCAgacgccgtggcttattccaacaaaTGGCGTGATGCCACACGGGATGCCTGAAAAATGAACTTGGCATGATGACTTTCTCATGGCAGGATAGTGTCACGTTGATTACCATATCACGTCGAAAGCCAAATAGTGCTATGTCAAAATAGGCCGATAGAGATGGTAAATCAAGTCATTGGTGGTGTCAGTCTTAATTGCCCATTTCGATCCCGCAACGATGTTTAAGGCAttttctcactacaaaaaaatccCATGATCTATCCATCGTTAGCTAGATCAGACATCATCATCGCATCTCGCTTGGAGCTCCATCTTGGGTTGGTGGTGACCCAAGTATGAAATTTTGTTGTTGGGTATGACACTGGATCTACAAAATTTTCATAGAAAATGCATTCATCTGATAGCTgcaaaaaatattttgcaaaaataCAGTGATCCATAATACCAGCAAACAGACCCCTAATGTCTGCTATTCTAGATCACGCCATTTTCTTTTCTGTACCGCTCATGGTCCAAACGAGTTTCTTCTGAATTTTGTGAACTTAGCANNNNNNNNNNNNNNNNNNNNNNNNNNNNNNNNNNNNNNNNNNNNNNNNNNNNNNNNNNNNNNNNNNNNNNNNNNNNNNNNNNNNNNNNNNNNNNNNNNNNNNNNNNNNNNNNNNNNNNNNNNNNNNNNNNNNNNNNNNNNNNNNNNNNNNNNNNNNNNNNNNNNNNNNNNNNNNNNNNNNNNNNNNNNNNNNNNNNNNNNNNNNNNNNNNNNNNNNNNNNNNNNNNNNNNNNNNNNNNNNNNNNNNNNNNNNNNNNNNNNNNNNNNNNNNNNNNNNNNNNNNNNNNNNNNNNNNNNNNNNNNNNNNNNNNNNNNNNNNNNNNNNNNNNNNNNNNNNNNNNNNNNNGAATTGAgctctggaggcaaaaaaattcttACAAAATATTTACCAAATTCTTGTTCATAAAGTAGTATTCATGGACATATACAGAACCAAAATGTGTAATGCTTCTGGGGGACTTTCCATTTATATTATTGTTGCAACCATTCAACACTAATTTCAAATTGTAATATGCAGATCACTGTATTAGTCGCGCCAGTTTATTCAGAGCAAATACTATTCAGGTCCAAGACAAACATGTGCATGGAGCTGCGGAAACCATTTTTTGGAGTATTTCTCAAAGAACAGTCCTGCTTCTGAAATTAGTACAAAAAATTCAGGTCCAAGACAAACATGTGCATGGAGCTGCGGAAACCATTTTTTGGAGTATTTCTCAAAGAACAGTCCTGCTTCTGAAATTAGTACAAAAAATTCAATTCCAAGACAAACATGTGCATGGAGCTGCGGAAACCATTTTTTGGAGTATTTCTCAAAGAACAGTCCTGCTTCTGAAATTAGTACAAAAAATTCAGGTCCAAGACCTTCACTTGTCAGCGAGTAATGAACTATTATGAGGAAAAAGAAAAGGCTGAACTTGAGATCTCCTAACATAAAAATAAAAAGACAATGAATATAACAAGATAATGAGATTCTGCGGTTCAGCATAAAAAAAGACTGTTCTGCAGTACCAAAATGTTAAGAGTTCAGCATAATTCCATCAGGCCCTGCACCAAGGAACAGATAAGAAAACCATGGCAAAGCTCACCAAAATCCATCAGACTCCGCCCCCTGGAAAAAGAGGTAAGATGAATGGACTGATCTATGAATTAGGACACACTTTTTGTTGGAGAAATACATACTACTACATCTGGATCCATACAACCTGTACAATGGCAAAAAGACTAGAAGCTGCAAAATAACTAGACAAGCGTATATGATTCAGACTTTTGCACGCTTTACAGGTcatcgttttttcttttttttttgagggtacAGATCATCCTAATCATCGAGAGCTTAGCATATACAGTAACATATTACGCTTCAACTGTCAACAAAACACCTCTTTAGTACTCCCtgcatcccaaaataagtgtctcaactttgtactaactctagtacaaagttgtactaagcttgagacacttatttcgggacggagggagtaccatgttATTATTAACAGCCCATATTATTAACAGGACTCACATATATGCTCCTGCCAAACTTTTAACAGAAGGTTTGAATGGCGAGGTAGTTGTACTAATTGGACCGCTATTGGTTAATATGCAGTGGCATAACTGAATGGACAGTGCCTCTGAGTTCTTCAAAATTGTTCCAACTTCCTTAGGGAGCTGGATACACGAAGACCAGGTTCATAGTCTGTCTATTATGAATTTAacatttcttttcctttttcgaGGAGGTGATTATCAGAACCAAGAGTAAAATAATCCCAATCCTAAATGGTTTGTATTATTATTGCTTGCCTAAAAGATGAAAACAAGTGACGAAACCTAAATCAAGATGAGCATGTTATAAATGGTAAAACGGGAGCAATTCCTAACATGTGCCTTTGGACGGTGTTGCAGATGTAGTAGAGAGGTTTTGCACACGATACCACGGCGGAGAGCTCTGTCATTGACGAGGCAGTTCAGGTTCATGGTGGAGGCACAGGTGTCCATGCCCTGCAGCAAACCAATGCTGTTGGAGAGCACCGCCACCAGTATATACTACCGAGCTGCGACATAACCAGCTCCAAAAGAAGCGTCGCGTCTTCAACTTCCTCTGCAAAAAAGAGGTTTAAGCCAGATTATTAAATACCTGCAGAAATGTAAGCCGTTCTGACAGACAGTTGTGAGATAGGACCCTGCAAATGCAAAGTAACCGAAGTACAGAAAGATGTTTAAGCAACAAGAGCAAATTTCTCGGCTTCCAACAGTACAAATGTTTGGAGTGAGATATTTCGCGCTTAACTCTTTAAAAAAATTACGAAATCAACACAATGCCGAATATTGCAGTTCAACATGCATACAAAATTACATCAGGCTCAAAGGAAGCACATGACTTTTATGTTCTGTCTACGAGGAACAGAGGAAAAGAACACGGTAAAGATTTGAGGGCCGGATTGCTACCGCTGCTCAAATGGTTGAACGGATCAAGCGTGGTTACCTGATTTTCCAATAGGCAGCAACCTTGGAGAAAATCCTTATGACCTTCAGAGCATGATGAAACATAGTCAATGGATTCACCTTTTCAGCCTTAACAGCTTTCGTGGCCCATCATAGTGACATCCCAGCTTCACCTTCAACCTGAACACGTGTGTTCATTAAAAAACAATTTGATGCACAACAACTCTGAATTGGACATAGTCTCGCGAGCACAGTAGTCCAATTTTCAGATAGAACCCGTGACAATGATGAAGTCCGGCATCTCCAAGTGCCCAAAAACTTCATCCTTGATCTGCAAAACTACTTCACAGAGTGCAGGCTTTGCTGCCCACTGAGCAATACAAGGCAccatgctttttcattgtcagaATGGGATCCACCATGTTGCCAGATTTTATAGCACTTCTCCTTGCCCCTGGGGCAACAGAAGACCATTGAATACCAAGGCCACCAGTATACGTTTCAGGATTAGAAGATCTACCAACACTGGTGGTTGACCTAGTGACAAACCCCCCAGATCTTTCTCCTTGGCTCGTACAGTTTGAAATTACTAATCAGAGTGCACTCAAACTTGCAGCATTTCCAGTTGAACGACGATGATGGTCCTGAGTAAAGAACCTGGGATATGGAATGATTAATCTCAGAATGAGTAGAGAGAACAGAATCAACAAATTAACAAAGACACGATGTGATGAAGTATATTAGTACCTTACAAAATGAGTCTTAACCCCATAAGAAGCCTATAATGTATCCACACTTGCTTTTGGCTCTTATGCACGAATAATTGCTTTACTTAAAAATATGAAGACGTGCAGTACAATTTTAATAAGTTCAACTCGTTTACCAAGTCTAAATGTGGGAATACACCATGGATCtgcaaaaattcatagaaaatgaTTTCTTTGTGAGCTTCATAAAAAAATGCAAAGGCCCTTCACAAGCCATTTTAGTAGTGTCCAAGACCTTCACAAGCCATTTTCTCAAAGAGCGGTTCTGCTAAATTAGTACTACAAGAATTTCAGGTCCAAGACCTTCACTGCCCAGTGAGTAAATGTACAATTGTGAGGAAGGAAGAAGATAAAAGAAAATGCTGAACTTGACCCCTCGTAACAGAAAATAAATTAGGCATCGAATATAATGAAATAACCAGGTTCCGCGTTTCTACAACGTACAGCTAAAAGAAAAGAAGCACCCCAATTGTTCTATAGTAACAAAATGTACCAAGGAACAGAGGAGAAAACTATGGCAAAGCTCTCCAAAATGCGACTCTCTCAAACAAAAAGGTATGAGATGAATGAACTGATCTGTAATTTTAGGGTACACTATCGTTGGATAAAATGGGTAATAATAATGACCCCGTTTTATTAACAAAACAGTACAACATGTCAGTTTATTAGTGCCTGCTTTCTGTTCATACTGGggcccgcttgcgcagggtctggggaagggtccgaccactttgggtctattgtacgcagcctttccctacatttctgcaagaggctgtttccaggacttgaactcgtgacctcatggtcacaaggcagcagctttaccactgcgccaaggctccccttccttTCTGTTCATACTACCAAAGCCAAAAAGAATAGAGAATTTATCACCTCTATCGAAGGAACAGAGAGGTTCAAAATGCATCAAACATACTATATCCTTATTATAGGCATACTGCGATGATATGCAGAGTATTGAATAACAAAGGAACATGCTAACAGTCGATGAAATTACGGACAGAACCATATTACCTCTGAACATTGATCTGTATCAGTTTGTGCAACTACAAAGAATATTGATATTGTGATTCCCAGAGATAACACCAGCATGATCTAGTTAAGCCAAGTTACAGCGTTAAACACAACATTGTGCTGCATCGATCATAACAAATAATTTGGAACAAGGCCCTAAACTAACATGTATAACCAACTCCAGCATATACGAAACACTAACAGTTACAGAAGGTCTAGAAGCTGCACAAATAATAACACAATTACATAAGGATATTTGATTCAGACTTTTGCATGCTGCCTCTTCACAGATCACCGTAATCATCAAGAGGATGGCATATAACATATTACACATCAACAGTCAATGAAACACCTCTCTAGTACCCTGTTATGATTAACTAACCTCAAACTAGCTTCAGCAGGGACAAGCTCAGCTCTTCAAATTCTTTCTCGAACCAGACAGAAGGGGCACGCTCGCTGAATAATCTGACCATGCGTATCTGGCGGCTGAAAACGATTGCATCTTCAAGGGAGCCACCCAAAACCGACGGGAATTGGTTGACTCAATTCCGTGTGAGGCTAAGCCATGGATGGTGGGAGAAGCAAAGGCACTTAGACGCCAGCCACTACATGCCCCGCCCGACAGTCTCCCGTAGTTGTTTGGCTAGCAGACTGTACAGCTTCAAAAAAAAACTGCTGCTCCTTCTATTTGAGTTTTTGCAGGCCTAGTTCTGCCTTTTTATTGGTGCTGCAACTGAATTGTACTCTATGCGTCATCCTGATGCCTTGTTCTAAACTGACTTCCTATTTACATATAGAAAATGCATTTGTTGTCTAAGCAGATGGACCCACGGCAAGTGAAAGAAGTTAAATTTCAGATATCATGTACCAACTATTCAACTGTGGCTGCTTCTTCCAGAAACTGATACTTTGTAGGGAGCAATTTGATGTGTTCTCTATATTTCCCTTTCCTTGAAAACAGAGAGATCAGCAGTGAAACAGTTTTAGCTTCAAGGGAGTAGCTCTTTGCATCAACTTTAGACATATAATTTCCAGCCTTGACCATCTCTCCTTTTTCCAGTAACCTTCTGATGATATGATTTAACATATAAGAGTTGGCACTACAGCCGCTCTTCTCCATCGATAAAAAAAGATTGTCAGCTTCTTCCACTGGACCTTCTTTTATAAGATTTGTCATCATTATGGTGTAGGTAACAGCATTAGGAACCAAGCCATTGGCTGGTATAGCAGCAAACAAATCCTTAGCTTCTTGGTTTCGCCGAACCCTGAAGAATGCACCAATCAAGATATTGACAATTGCAATATTGAATTTGACATTCATTGTACTTAATTTCTTGGACAGCGTGATTGCTTCACCGGTGCAATTATTTCTACAAAGTCCACCAAGAACTATAGAGTATGTATCAATGCACACACTTACTCCAGATTCAACCATCTCATTAAACTTCACCTTTGCAGCAACAGTTCGTCCAGCCAGAAATAATCCATCCAGTATGACGTTATAATTAAAAGTTGTAGGTTTAAGTCCCTTGCGCAGCATCTCTTTGAATAGAATAAGCCCGTCATCAATCCTTCTATTTTTGCAATAGCCATTAATAAGTATACCATACGTATTGTTACAAGGTTCTAAACCATATGACACCATATCATCAAACATTTTTGTTGCATCCTCCATCTCGCGGACTAGGCAGTATCCACCGATTAGTAAATTAAAGATGGGAACATCAGGCCTCATACCTATGTGCAGCATCAAGTCGAGGATATCCCGTGCTTCAATTACCCTTCCTTCCGTGCATAGGTTCTGCATTATTGAATGGAAGAACTTAATATCAGGAGGACGCATAGCTTTGTTCCTCATTTCAGTAACCAATTCCTTTGCTTTCACTAAATCCCCATGTGTACAAAAACCCTGGATTAGGGAATGATAAACAGTTGCATTCGGTCGTACTCCCATATCAACCATCTGGTTAAATTTGTCCATAGCAATGTCCAAGCTACCCATTTTGCAAAATGCATGTATTACAGTTGAATAGGTGACTACATCTGGACTCACTCCTCGCTTGTGCATTTCTTTAAATATAAGCATAGCCTTATCAAGCTTCCCAGATTTAGCATATGCATTAATCAGTATGTTGAAGATACGACAGTTAGGTAGAATACAGTCTGTTGCCATTGAGTTGAAGAGATTGATCATGTCAACTAGGCATCCTTCAGTGGCATACCCATGAAGGAGAATAGCATATGAAACGGTGTTAGGtttcaggcccttcatggccatgGAGTCAAAAAGTTCTGCAGCTTCTTTGCTTCTTCTGTTGTTGCAAAGGGAGGCCATGAGCAAGTTGCAAGTAAAAACATCTGGTATGATACCCTTACTTGTCATCTGTTTCAGCACCCTGACCGCCTCCTTTGAATGGCCTGAAGAGGAATATCCATGGATGAGGCTATTATATGTGACATTATTAGGTACGACACCACTATCAACCATCTGACCAAGGAAATACTCTGCCTTGTCCATTGCTCTGGCCTTGCACAGCGCATCAATAACCGAGTTATATGTCACCACATTAGGCGCAACGCCCTGCTGCGCCATTCCATGGAAGATATCGCACGCCTTGCCTACTTGGCCTTCCCTAAAGAAGCCATGGATGACGGTGTTATACGCCACCACGTGGGTGGTGCAGCCGAGCTCAGGCATCCTGTGCAGCAGCACGTCCAGAGCCTCATCTGAGCGCTTTGCGTGGCAGAGTCCCTTGAGGAGGGTGCTGAAAACGACTTGGTCTGCCTCCAGACCCGTCCTGAGGAGACGACCGAAGAAGGCGAGTGCCATATCAGGGCGGTGTGCGCGGCAGCAGCAGTCCATGAGGATGCTGTAGGTGCAAGCCGTTGGATGTGCCACACGTCGGAGGGCGCCTTGGGATATGCGGCTGAAGAGGGCAACCGTGGCGACGGCCAAGGCGGCGTGGGGATCCCATCCCTGGCTGCGTGAGGGTTGCGAGGCGGAGGCGGAGTGGCGGGCGTGCAGGCGGAGGCGGAGTGGCGACATTGACGCGGCATAGGAGAAGCCAGGCATGGGCCTTGGTGAGTAGGCCGTGAACTCTGGAGCAAGACGAGTGGGGATGTAGTGTAGTCTAGTAGTCCGGATATTCATATCACATACTACTACTAATTTGTAAAAGTATAACTTTTTTTGAGGGTTAAGTATAATTTTATTTTGACCAAGAAAATAAATTTACTAGCAAGCCCAAGAAATGTAGTACCGGGAAGCCATAAATGTACTAGGTGAAGACTATATCAAGTGGTTATTGGTTCTAATATTATTCTATATCTATATTTGCTGATTCTAATTTCGTCTTcgttttttctactttaaataatttgaaATTTCATTAAcgtttcaaaaaatttaaaaaaacgaGAATTTGAAAAAATCTTTAAAAATTGATAAATGTTTGTGGATTCCGAAAATGTTCGTGATATTTAAAATTGTTCATgcaacaatattcacaattttataaaCAAATGTTCAgcaaatcaaaaaatgttcatgattttgaaaaaagttcgtgtAGTAAATGATGTTTTTAAAATTGAACAAAATTTTGcctattcaaaaatgttcatgaattgaaaaatatCCTAAAATTTTAAAAAACTGTCCGTGACATACAAAATAGCTTAGTCATTCATAAAATGTTTGCTGATTCAAATACTGATCGTGCATTTAAACAAATGTTCGATAAATCAAAAATATGTTCGTGAATTTCAAAAACTGTTCCACCAGTTTCCAACAAAATGTGTGTCGATTCTAGAAATGTTTGCCTATTCaagaaaaatgttttaaaaaaatcacaaactttttaaaaatatatttgcaaTTAGCATAAAATTTTCAAGAATTCAAATTTTTAATGATTTTATAAAATGATCAAaaatttgtaaaaatgttcacgGTTCCAGTTATGTACACGAGTTTAAAAAatggttcatgattttgaaaaaatgttcaagattTCATGAAAATTAGAGTGATGGTGTATTACGGTGATGCGGCAAAATATGGTCATGGCATTGAAGATTATGATTTAATTTTTCTTTCGTTGCAGCGCACGGGCCGTTTTGCTAGTAAGTATGTACGCATGCACGGATTCATTGCTTGATGGTTATGGATGTGCTTAACATTTTCTAAGAGAAAAATGGCTACGTATATGTGGTGAAAGATTAATCTTAACCATATAAGAAGTCTATAATGTATGGCCACTTGCTTTTGGCTCTTGTGCTGGAATCATCCTTATACTTTAAGTGGTGAATCTATATTACCGTTTTTAATAAACAAACTTTTTCCTCCGCGGATGATTCCGGTAGATCCATCAATAGGCTATCCGGGTGTGATTATTtgaccgaaggggaaacaaggaggCGGGTTTACTCAGGTTTCGGCCCTCTCTCTCNNNNNNNNNNNNNNNNNNNNNNNNNNNNNNNNNNNNNNNNNNNNNNNNNNNNNNNNNNNNNNNNNNNNNNNNNNNNNNNNNNNNNNNNNNNNNNNNNNNNNNNNNNNNNNNNNNNNNNNNNNNNNNNNNNNNNNNNNNNNNNNNNNNNNNNNNNNNNNNNNNNNNNNNNNNNNNNNNNNNNNNNNNNNNNNNNNNNNNNNNNNNNNNNNNNNNNNNNNNNNNNNNNNNNNNNNNNNNNNNNNNNNNNNNNNNNNNNNNNNNNNNNNNNNNNNNNNNNNNNNNNNNNNNNNNNNNNNNNNNNNNNNNNNNNNNNNNNNNNNNNNNNNNNNNNNNNNNNNNNNNNNNNNNNNNNNNNNNNNNNNNNNNNNNNNNNNNNNNNNNNNNNNNNNNNNNNNNNNNNNNNNNNNNNNNNNNNNNNNNNNNNNNNNNNNNNNNNNNNNNNNNNNNNNNNNNNNNNNNNNNNNNNNNNNNNNNNNNNNNNNNNNNNNNNNNNNNNNNNNNNNNNNNNNNNNNNNNNNNNNNNNNNNNNNNNNNNNNNNNNNNNNNNNNNNNNNNNNNNNNNNNNNNNNNNNNNNNNNNNNNNNNNNNNNNNNNNNNNNNNNNNNNNNNNNNNNNNNNNNNNNNNNNNNNNNNNNNNNNNNNNNNNNNNNNNNNNNNNNNNNNNNNNNNNNNNNNNNNNNNNNNNNNNNNNNNNNNNNNNNNNNNNNNNNNNNNNNNNNNNNNNNNNNNN is from Triticum aestivum cultivar Chinese Spring chromosome 1B, IWGSC CS RefSeq v2.1, whole genome shotgun sequence and encodes:
- the LOC123084997 gene encoding protein Rf1, mitochondrial, yielding MALAFFGRLLRTGLEADQVVFSTLLKGLCHAKRSDEALDVLLHRMPELGCTTHVVAYNTVIHGFFREGQVGKACDIFHGMAQQGVAPNVVTYNSVIDALCKARAMDKAEYFLGQMVDSGVVPNNVTYNSLIHGYSSSGHSKEAVRVLKQMTSKGIIPDVFTCNLLMASLCNNRRSKEAAELFDSMAMKGLKPNTVSYAILLHGYATEGCLVDMINLFNSMATDCILPNCRIFNILINAYAKSGKLDKAMLIFKEMHKRGVSPDVVTYSTVIHAFCKMGSLDIAMDKFNQMVDMGVRPNATVYHSLIQGFCTHGDLVKAKELVTEMRNKAMRPPDIKFFHSIMQNLCTEGRVIEARDILDLMLHIGMRPDVPIFNLLIGGYCLVREMEDATKMFDDMVSYGLEPCNNTYGILINGYCKNRRIDDGLILFKEMLRKGLKPTTFNYNVILDGLFLAGRTVAAKVKFNEMVESGVSVCIDTYSIVLGGLCRNNCTGEAITLSKKLSTMNVKFNIAIVNILIGAFFRVRRNQEAKDLFAAIPANGLVPNAVTYTIMMTNLIKEGPVEEADNLFLSMEKSGCSANSYMLNHIIRRLLEKGEMVKAGNYMSKVDAKSYSLEAKTVSLLISLFSRKGKYREHIKLLPTKYQFLEEAATVE